The segment CGCACCGCATTCGTCGCCAGCCACCTGATGCCGGAGATGGAGCACACTGCCGACCGGCTGATCGTCATCGGCCGGGGTGAGTTGATCGCGGCGGAGAGCCTCGCGAAGTTCCGCGCGAGGCATCCGTCCGGAGCGTGCAGGTCAACACGCGGGCGGCGGCGGTCACCCTGCGGGACCTCCTGGCGGCGGAGGGCGCGGCGGTGGACCCGCCCGGCGACGGTCTGACCGTGTCACCGGCCTGACAGCGGATGGATCGGCGAGAGCCCCCCAGTACCTCGCAGGGGAGTCCCGATGAAATCGACAACCGGCCCGGCAACCGGCCCGAGTTCATACGGGACGGCATCCCCCTGGAGATCGCCATCACCGGGAATGCGACCAGGTCATGGTCACGGCGCTCCGGCCCGTCGGCGCACTCGCGATGGTGGGGGAGCACAACACGGGAACGGTCCGTACGACGTTCGCCGTCGTCCCGGTCCGACGTTCGCTGATGGCGGCCAAGGCCGTCGCCTTCGCGGCCGTCGCGACTGCTCCTCGCCTCCACACTGCTCGCCCCGGAGTGCGCGCTCGCCGGGATGGCCCTCGGAACCGTCGTCCGCCATACAGCGGCGGCCACCGTGATCACGACGGTCGCGATCTTCCTCGTCCTGTCCAACGCCCCCACCGACGGCCGCTACTGGTCGGCGCTCGCGAGCCGCGCCATGCCCTTCCGTATACGGATCCGACCCCCGGATGTCGGTGCTCCGTCCCCGACCGACTTCCCTGGAGCACGGGCGGAGCCTGGACGGTCTACCTGGCGTGGACGTTGGGCGCGGCGGCGGCCAACGGGAACGGTTCGGGCAGGCCGGGCAGGCCAGGCAAGCGCGGCAGCCCGACAGGCCCGGCGGATCAGGGAGGCCCGGCAGGTCAGGGACTGGCGATGAGCTCGCCGAGCCGCATGGCGAGCCACGGCCTGCGACCACCCGCTCTCATCTGGCCGCGCGCGATCGCCTTCCAGATGGGCATGCGGTGGAAGGAGACCAGCAGGAATGCGACCGGAGCCGCCGTGATCCTGCAGTCGTACGCGCGCGGCGGGGCGTCCCGCGTCACCGTCGCCGTCCCGTCGTCGATGACGACCGCAAGCCGCGGACCGCCCTTGATTGCGAGGTCGAAGGCGATGTCGACGCCACGCGCCTTCGCCGTGTCCAGGGCCAGTGGCATCAGCGTCGGCATCGACTGCCCGAGCACCAGGCTCGCCTCCTCGGGGCCGATCGGCCAGGGGAGTCCGGCGCCGCGGGCGATGTCGAGGCCGTGTACGAGGGTCTCGCTGAGCATCAGACCGGTCGCCGCCGCCAGCGTGAGCGCAGACTCCTTCCCGAGCCAAGGGGCGGTGACGGGGGTGTCCGGTGAGAGTCCTTCGGTCACCCGCAGGAACATCTCGCTCCGCTCGGAGACGAAGTCGCCGAGACCGGCACGCTCCTCACCGCTGAAGAGGCCGATGGACGTGGCGTTCATGGCCGCGATCCGCTCGCCGAACGACCGGCCGTCGTCCGGTGGCAGGAGGCCGTCCCACTCCACGGACTCGTCGGTGAAGCCGACGGAGTAGGCGAAGTGCACGCCCGCGAGGTGGGCGCCGACATCACCCACTGTCCACACGGGGACACCGGAAGGCGCGTCCATGTCCCGGACCCCTTGCAGCAGTCGGACCAGCCGCGGAACCACGTCCCTCAATGCGGCACGGGTCCTCTCGTGCTCTGCGAAGGGATCGAACTCCGCGAAGGAATCGAACCGCGTGACAGTACCCATGACAACTCCCCCAAGCTGCGGACGGGCCCGAAGGTTACCGCCGGGTAGAGAGGTTGCGGTAGAGCTCCCGCGCGCCGCCCCCGACACCGCCTCGAACACGGCCCCCAACACCGCCTCCAACGCTGCCTCTATCCGGCCCGAAACATCGCCCCGCACACCCGCCCCCCCCCACGACAAGGGAGCACACCATGCATTCCGCCCGACTCCGCCGAGCGGCGGCCGTGACCGGGGCGCTGACAGCAGCTTTACTCGCCTGGCTGCCGCGCCTATCCGGCTCTGCGGCCGCGCAGAGCAGCAACGGGAACCTCGCCCCGGTCACCAGGACGAGCCCGCCCTTGGCCGCATCCTGATCAACCCGGCCACGGCAGACCTGGTGCTTTCGCGGCGGCCCACGGCTACGACAGGACCGCCGGCGAGGCCAGGCCGCCGCGCCCCGAGGAGACGCCTCTGGACGAGGACGGCCTCACCGCCCTGCACGGGTACCGACCGGGCGACGTGCCCCCGTGGCAGGACCCCCTTCTCTGAGGAGGAGGCCCAGGAGACTCAGACCGGGATCAAGGTCAACGGCCTGAGCGTGCCGGTCCACGGCTGCTTCGGAGAGCTATCGGACGCTCCACGAGCCCAAGCGGACGAGCATCGACCCGACGTTCCCCTTCCCACTGTCCGCGGAGGCGCACGCCCGAGCCAAGGCCGACTCACGGACGCAGTGGGTGAATGAAGCGGATCTCCACCGAGGTCGCCGACGCCCTCACCGCCTACCGCATCCAGCGCGCCACCCGACTGGCCCTGGCGACCGCCCTCCCCTGACACGCCACCACCGGTGCAGCCCGTCTCGTCCGCGGACCCGAGCGGTGCCGGACTCCGCCGAGCGATGCCGGTCGGTGCCGGACCCTGCCCATTGGTACCGGTCCCTGCCGGTCGGTGCCGCCCGGGTCACGGGGAGACGGTGGCGGCCGGCGGGGTCCAGCGACGGGTACGGGAGGGTGCGTCGGGGACGCCGTACTCCTTCCTGAGGTTTTCGGGAATGGCGTAGTGCATGACGCGCCCACGGGTGAGCGAGGACAGCTCGAAGACCGTGGTGAGGTGCCCGAGCCGGTCGAGGGCCCAGGCGCCGAGCGGGGAACGGTCCTCGATGCTCTCCAGCACGCCCAGGAGGTGGGGCACGGCCTTGACGACGGTGTCCCACGGGGTGCTCGGGACCTCAAGCCAGTCGGCGCAGGTGTCGCCGACGAGATACCGGACGAGAGCGGGCACGACCGGGTCGAACAGCGTCCCCGGCACGATGTCCTCGTAGAGACGGATGAGCTGCCGGGTCAGGTGGGCGCCCTCAGGGGACGGCCCCATGTGCCGGATCATGTACAGATCGAGGAACCGGCGTGCCTCGTCGAGGGACTTGGGGACGGCGTCCTGGTCGACCCCCAGCATCGAGCCGACCACACGCCAGGCGTAGTAGTACGCCTCCGCCCCCTCCTCCGACATGTGGATGCCGAGACGGTGCAGGCTGTCCAGCACGAGCAGCGAGAAGAACATCTGCCCGCCGATCATGTCCTCCTGACAGATCGGCACCCCCGACGCCCCGATGTCCCAGCGGTCCTCGCGCCTGAGGTGGTGACGGATGGAGGCGTGGAGCAGCCGGACCTTCTGCGCGGCGGGGATGAAGCGGCTGCCGGCCTCGAAGGCATCGGGCTGCATCAGGTAGACGGTGAACTGGCCGGTCGCCGCCATGCGCGTGGAGGGGTAGTTCAGCCCGTGGGTCGTCGACAGCAGCTTCGCGACGTGGGGGACGAGATAGCAGGCCGGCATGGAGGCGAAGGACAGGGCGGTGGCGATGTGCACGTTGTTGTCGATGAAGAACAGCCGGGCCCGCTCCATCTCGTCCCAGTCCACCCAGGCCGGTGGGGCGCTCGTGGCCTCCAGATACTCCCTGGCGACATCGGGCAACCCGTCCGGCACGGGAGCGCCTGCGGTGGAGAAGAAGCGCATGAGCGTGTTGAAGGTACCCATCTCGCCGCGTTCGAAGAGAGCGGCGACGGTGGCATCGGCGAGCTCGTCGCCGCTCTGTCGAAGGGCGTTCATCGATGCCTCGGTGTCGGACACGGCAGGACTCCTTGAAAGTGACGGCCACGGGCGGAAGGGACAGCTGGACGGAAGGGACAGCTGGACGGGAGGGACAGCTGGACGGGAGGGTGCGGGGCGAGGCGAGCGGACGTCGGATCAGGCTGGATCGACTCAGGCCGGATCGACTCAGGCCGGATCGACTCAGACCGGATCGGATCACGCCGGAAGGGCCGGGTCAGGACAGACGGACCGCGGCCGAGTGGGCGAGACCGGTCAAGGCATGGACCGCAGGCGAAGGCAGGTCCAGCTCGTGGAGCGCACCGAGCGCCTCCTCGACCCGGGCGGCGATCATGCTCTCGACCCGGTCGGGTGTCCTGAGCCGCCGCATCACCTCGCGTACGGCCTCCAGACCGTCTTCGTCCAGGTCGTGCCGCCCGAGCAGGGTGCGCAGCTGCTCGCGGTCGCCGGAGCCGGCGATGCGCCAGGTCTCCGCGAGGAGCGCGGTCGGCCGATGGCCGCGTACGTCGTCGGCGTTGGCCTTGCCCGTGCTTCGTGTGTCCCCGAACAGGCCGAGTAGATCGTCCCGCAGCTGGAAGGCCTCGCCCAGCGGCAGCCCGTAGGCGCTGTACCCCTCGCGCAGCCGCTCGCCGGCCCCGGCCAGGGCGCCACCGATCAACAGGGGCTGCTCGACGGTGTACTTGGCGGTCTTGTAGCGGATGACCTTGAGCGACGCCGCCGTGTCCGGGGCGGCACCGGTGTGCAGGATCTCCAGACACTCGCCGGCGATCAGGTCACGGGCCAGCGCCGCCCACAGCGGGCGGGCCCGGCCGAGATAGGCGGCGGGCAGACCACTGGTGGCGAAGAGCTGCCCGGCGAGGGACATGAGCAGATCGCCGACGAGCATGGCCAACGACCGTGCGGCGTCCGCAGCCCGGGGATGGTGCCGTACGACACCGCCGAGGGCCACGTGAGCGGTGGGCCGCCCGTGGCGCAGCGGACTGTCGTCGATGAGGTCGTCGTGGACGACGGCGGCCGCGTGCACCAGCTCCATGGAGGCCGCCGCCCGCACCAAGGCGTCGCTGTCGGGCTGCCGCGCCGCGCGCCAGCCCCAGTAGCAGAAAGCCGCCCGTAACCGTTTGCCGACGGCGACGGCGGCCTCCAGCTGCTCGGCCACCGACCCAAGGGCCGGATCGACCGTCGCAAGCAGATCGGCCTCATCGGCGACGAAGCGATGCAGCACCTGGTCGACACGGGCCTTGAACGCGGCCGACTCCCAGCGCTCAGTCACCGTCGCCCACCCGCCCGGCCAGCACGTGCCGGGCGAGCACCTCCAGATGCGCCGGGGGCACGGAGGCGTAGCGATCCAGCACAAGACGCCCACGCGCCGTCAGATCCCGCTCGGCCTCGACGACCAACTCCGCCGCGTCCGAGCGCCGCGCCAGCCCCCGTACGACCCCGAGCGCGGACCCCAACGTGCCCGCGGCCACATCGGCCAGCCCAGCCACCAGCAGCACAGCCTGCTCGCCGGGCCCTCCACGGCGCCCCGCTTCCCGACTCATGACATCTCCCCCTTCACAGCACGTCGACACGGCGCAGGTCACGCGCCACGGGCCAGCCTCGCGGCCCGTCGGTCACGACCAGGGGGAAAGTCACGAACGAGTGATCACACCGATTGAGCGTACGGATCAAGGGAGGATGCAGGGCTGAGGGCGCAGGGCTGAGGTGCGCGGTGCTGAGGGGCGCAGGGCGAGTCCCTGTGGGGCGCCGCGGATTCCGGCAGTCGGGGACCCCATGGGATCGGGGCCCCGACACCGTCATGTCATGTCATGTCACGGCAAGGGACGTCACGTCACGCCACTCATCACGTCACGCCACCCATCACGTCACAACGCGCGTCACGCTACGACGCGTCCCGCACTGTTCCGATGAACTCCGGCCCAGGGATGGGCTCCCACGAGCCGTCGTACGTAGTCAGCTGAGCGTGTACGGACTCCACCGTCTCACTGACACCGTCCTTGACGGTGGGCACGCGCACTTCCGCGCTCGTCTCGCCGGCCGGTACGGAGAAGCCCAGGTACAGGCCCCCGTGATCGAGCTGGGAGAGCGGCGTAGCCGTGGCGGGCACCTCGCCGAGGTGCTCCTCCAGCCACGCCCGGTCGACGTCCTCGGTGGACAGCTCCGTACCGCCGGCCGGTGGCAGGAAGCCGACGCCGCCCATGATCTCGGCGTCGGCGGCCGCGGACAGCGTCACCCGCCAGGTCAGGGCGGAACCTTCGGTCACATCGGCCGCGACCGGCGTCACGCTCACCGTGGGCATGGCGTCGTCGTTCAGCACGGTCACACCACCCCGGTGCGAGCCGACCGCCGTGCCACGCACGGCCTTGACGAACGCGTCGTGCGGGACGTCGTAGCCGAAGCGGGTGTTGCCCCGTACCGCGACCGGTACGTCGATGTCGTGCCGACCCGGTCGTACCGTCACCGTGCGGGACGTGAACTCGCCCGTGTCCGGAGCGGGAACGAACAGTCGGACCTGTCCGCTGCGCTGCCCGGACACCCGCACCGGTACACGATAGGTGCGGACCCCGGAGTCGCCCTCAGCGACGGTCAGACGCCCGATGTCGACGCGTGCCAGATCGGCCGCTCGTACGGCCGGAGTGCCGGGGCGCCAGCCCCACGCGTCCATCAGCCACGCGCGGCCCGAACCGCTGCGCGGGGTCAGTTCCAGCGCGGTGATCGCCTTCAGGTCCACGCCGGACCGGGCACTGGCCGACAGCGGCACACGGACCTCGCGTGCCCAATACGAGGCGGTCCGCTCACTGCCCGGCAGCCCGTCGACACGGGTACGGCCCAGGTGTACGCGGCGCCCGGAGGAATCCCTCATGGCGACGTCCAGCTCGGTGCCCGTGCTGTTGGGCGGGACGATCAACCGCAGCGCCAGCGCGTCGGAACCCGCGAGGGAGACCGGCTGGGCCGAGCGCAGAGCGACCGGGGATCCGGGGGTCGCCCACTCCAGTGCGACGGCGTCACGGCCCGGTTCGGGAGAGGCCTCCCAGGAAGCGAAGTGCGGTGACATGCCGCCCGCCTCGGGGGACAGGCACGCGCGGGCGGGATCCGGGTCGACTTGGGCGCAGAGCCTGCCGCCGCTGCCGGACACGGTGACCGAGGAGCCCGGCACGAAGGCAGGCGTGCGGTGCGCACCGACGGCGTGGGCGAGGGCCCGGGCGGGGTCGGCCGACGGGGCGCGGCGGCCGGTGCCGTCGAGGAGCGGACGGACCCGGTCGTCACCGGCGACGAACAGCCGGGCGGCCGCCGCGATGTAGGTGGCGCCCGCGGCCTGCTGTTGCGTGGCGGTGAGGCGGGTCTTCGTGCCGGCGGAGCAGACCGGGTCGACCCCGTCGTCGGACGAGAAGTCGTCCATGGCCGGCGCCTGCGCCTGCCCGGGGGTCCACTCGCTGTTGAAGAAGTTGTGGTTGGCGCCGACCATGTAGACCGCGCTGTGCAGGGCGGCGCCTCGGCTGACACCGCGTGTGCCGTCGACGAAGTTCTGGCCCTGGAGGTCGTACACGTCGCCGTCACAGCCGGGCAGAATGGTCATGGAGGGCACGTCAGGGGCCGGGTTGTTGCCGAAGATCGTGGGCCCTATCGGGACGGTGCCACGGATCTTCCACCGTACGGGTCCCCGGTAGCCGTCCTGGTCGGCGGGCGGCGGCGAGAGGCTGTCGACCGCGGCCCGGTTGACTCCCTCACCACCACGGGAGTGGCCGACGAGCAGCACGCGCGACAGGTCCGCGGCCGAGGCGCGGCGTACGGCGGCCGGAGCGGAGGCCCGGTTCGAGGACCAGTCGGCCCAGCGGGCGAGGTGCAGCCGTATCAGGGAGGAACGGGCCTGGGCGCCGCCGTCCTCGGCACGGTAGTCCTGGCCGTTGATGCCGTTGGCAGCTATCGACAGCGTCACGTACCCCTGGGAGGCCAGGAGGCGCTGCGCCCGCAGGTATCCCTCGTGGCTCGGTATCGGCCGAGAGCCCGCCGGGCAGGGCCACGCGCCCGTCGCCTCGTCGGACCCAGGGGTGTAACAGGTCTCGTGGCGGCCGTGCAGGAAAAGGGCTACGGGCCGCTTCCCCGGCGCATCGGCCGGTCCCACGACCGTGGCACGCATCTCGACAGGCTCGGGGAACCCGGGAAGCCGCACGGACTTCAGACCGTACTCGCCGCTGACGGTCCGGTAGCGACCCGGCACTCCGGGATCCACCCGGTTCGGGGGAAGCGGGGCCTCCGGAAGAGCGGCCGGGGCGGCGGGATCGATGCGCGCGGAGCGGGCGGGCCCGGGCGCGTCGAGTCGACGCCCGGCAGCCGTCACCCGCAGCTGCGCCCCCTCGACAAGCCGGACGTCACGAAGGGGCAACCGGAAGGAACGGCCGTCCTGTTGAGCCATCGGTCGGCCGAGCAGCCGGTCGCCGGCGTGGAACTCGACCCGGGCATCGCCCATGGGCACGGCTTCGGGCGACGTCCAGACCAGCTGGCGCCCGGCCCCACCTCCGGTGATCTTCCATCCCGGGGGGAGCTGGAGGGTGCCGACCCGGCTCCCGGAAGACGCGGCCGGCGCGGTTCCGGGAGCCGGTGACGGGGACGTGGAAGACGGCGCTGAAGGCGACGCTGGGGATGGCGGTGAAGACGGGGGTGAAGACGGCGGTGACTGCTGCGCGTACGCCGGCCCGGGTGACACCGCCGCCAGCGCGAGTAACGCCGCGGCGGTGGCCACGCCGCGTGTAGCACGTATCAAAACGGTCATCCTCACGATCGATCTCGTCGGACACCGAGGAGCGCAGGTGGACCGCGCCGACGGGGCTTCCGGGCTTCCGGTCTCTCGGGCGCCCGGCTTCCCTGGTGCCTCTCTTGCTTCCGGAGGACGGCGACCAAGGGGTGTGGGTTGCCTGCCGACAGGTGAACGATGCGTCAGGAGAGAGATCTCGACCATGTGCCGAAACAGTCGGGCGCGCGCCGACGGGTTCAAGGGGGCTATGTGCAGGGCGACTTGACCACCGCCCTGTGGCCGCACGCGGCGAGATCGGCGGGACTCAGACCCGGGGAAGGGAAGGGTCGGGAGTCCAGGGCTGTGGTGCGGTGATGGACCAGCGTTCGTGGTCCCGCCAAGCCCCGTCGATGTAGAGGTAGGCGGGCGAGACCCCTTCGTAGCGGAAGCCCAGCCGCTGGACCAACGCCAGGGATGCCTTGTTCGCCGGCTGAATGCTGGCCTCCAGCCGGTGGAGCCGCAGATCGGTGAAGGCGTACTGCAGGGTGGCGACGAGCCCTTCGGTCATGTACCCGGACCCTGCGGACGGGGCGAAGGCCGCATAGCCGAGGGACGCGCCCTGGTAGCGGCCCCGGATGATCGAGTTGATGTTGACCATCCCGGCGGCCACGCCGGTCTCCCGGACGCGGACCAGAAAGCCCTGGTTTGCGCCGTCGTCAAAGCGACGCATCCAGACCTGGAACTCCTCGGCGGTCGCGGGCAGTTGCATCCACGGCATGTGCAGCTCGGAGCTGGCTCGCGCGAGGGCGCAGAACTCGTCCTGGTCGGCGAGGGTGAGCGGGCTCAGTTCGATCCGCGAGGGCTTGTTGGGCATGGGCCAACGTTAGCCCCGGTGATTCAGCTGTGGTTGGTGAGGTGTAGCCCGCAGTTGGCTCGGTGGCGGCGGGCAGGTCGGTTCCAGCTGCCGGCACGCCGAGATCCCGACGCTGCGGCCGGGCGCTCCGAGCCGTCCGGGTCGTGGGTGGACAGGGGGCCCACAGGTCAGCCGGCCAGGTCAGCCGGCCAGGCCGGCCGGCCGGGCAGCCAGGCGTGGCATCACCAGCCGGACGGGCCCCATCCGAAGCGCCGAAGCGCCGAAGCGCCGAAGCGCCGAAGCGCCGAGGCGCCGAGGTCAACTCCGCGCGTCGGCACGTGATCGAGGGCCCGAGCTGATCTGTAGCAGGGGCGGCGCCGAACGCGGCATACCGACATAGGGGCAGCGCACGGAGTCCTCATCTCGACGTGCCCATCCCCGCACCCAAGGCGTCAGCTGCTCGTTGTCGATCTGGAGTGTGCCGTCCGGCAGTAGGTGTCCGATGCTGTTCGCCGGATCGTTGAGGGCCACAGTGCACTTCGCGATGTTGCCGTTGGCCCGAATGACGAACGAGTTCGGGCGTGCGGCGTAGCAGACATCCATGGTTCCGGTTTCGCGCGAGGTGGACGGCCCGTTACTCAGTACTGCCTTGAGGTCCTCGATGATTCTGACTCGCTCGCTCGCTGAGAGGACGTCGATGGACTCGTCGTTGGGTCCACCCATCCGCTCGATCGGCCTGAGACTCACGGAGAAGCGTTCATCGTCAAGGAATGTGTCACGCACCTGAGCGAGGAAGTCCGGCATGTACGGCAAGGTGTCGGGTGCGAGATGAACGCGGAGGATGACGCGCACCGTGAGCTTGCTGGCCCGGATCGACAGCAGATTGTTCCAGATGCGCTGAAACGAGCCGCCGCCGTTGGCTCTGACGCGGGAGGCGTTGTGTACGGTTTCCGGCCCGTCCAGGGAAATCTGGTAGGTGCGGACGCCCAGGGGCATCAGCTTCTCCGCCATCGCAAGGTCGAGGAGGTACCCGTTGGTGGTCATGTCGGCCTCGTACCCCAGCCCTGGCCTCCGAGCCGCCGCTTCGGCGATATGGGCCGACACGTCTTCCACCACCCCTCGGCCCAAGAGGGGCTCGCCACCGAACCACGAGACGCTCACGCGCTGCAGCCCGTCCATCCTCCGGTCAAGCAGCCGCTTGATGCCCTGCACGGTAGACGGATCCATCTGGCCGATCGCGAAGTCCTCGTAGCAGTATGTGCAACGGAAATTGCATTGCTCCGTAGGGAGAATGATCAAGTGGAGAAAATCATCTGAAAAGGACGCCAAAAGTTCTTCCTGGAAAGCTTCTTTCGTGTGACCGGACGAGTCGGCGGAAATGCTCATCAGTCATGCTCCGATGCTTTAACGAATGGGATCGGCGAAGCTCGATAGCAGAGCAGCCGGAAGCGCCTGCGGCCGATCACGGCCGCAGGCGAGCGTCTTGGCCTGTCGCTGTCTACTTCTTCGGGCCGCCGCCCGATCCGCACCCGACGACGAGATTGCAACCATTGTTGACAACGGTTCGCGCCCGGGCGGGCAAGGCTGAGCGCGCATCTCTGAGCTGTGCTGAAAGCTCCGGCGCACTGACGACAATGCGGCCTGCATCGTCCACCTGGACGTCGACTGAGGTCTTTTTCGTGTCCTTCTTGGAACCCATAACGGCCTCCTCTGATGGTGACCACTTCCTGTCCCACCCACTGTCGAGTGGAGCCTCTCTCTCCGCCACTCACGACAGCCAGACGGGGGAGGGGCGACTGATTGCCGTGCGTGCCGTGCGTGCCGTGCGTGCCGTGCGTGCCTTGGGCGCCGTGCGTGCCCTGCGGGCCGTCGAGGCTCTGTCGGTCTCGGCGCCGTCTACAGACCCGTTCGCGGTCACGCGGACAGGAAAGTCACAACCGCAGTCGCGGTTTGCGTCGGGTGGACCGCATGGCGGCCAGGCCGCTGCTTCCGGATCACCGGGCGGACCAAATGGGGCTCTGGTCGGTGGGCTGGGGGGGATCACCGCCCGGATCCCATCCCGCCACAGTCCACCCCGCCCGGGCACGCGGTCCGGCAGCAGCGGCTCGATCCGCGCCCACTGCGCATCACTCAACGACATGCCCCGACGAACGACCCGCATCTGCCGGGGCATGGCCGCCCGCTGTGCCGGTCAAACAGGCCGGAGCGCCTGATCAGACGCTGCAGAGGCAGCCGCAGCGACCTCTGCGAAGTCCATGTTGCCGAGCGTCAGGTTCGCGTGGACGTCGTGCACTGCGGCAGGCGCGGCACGGAACTCCCGCGGCTCCGGCGACTCGATGAGTTCCTGGTAGTAGAGGGGATCGAGGTCGCCCTCGTCCTCCCAGATGTTCGTCAGAGCTACTGAAGTTGAATGCGTGATGTCGGTGACGTCCGCCCGACGGAACCCGCGGCTGATGGGGTGAGGGTGCAGACGGGGTTGGTGGGGGTGAAGGATGGCGTCGTACCCATTCAGCCGGGCGAACAGGATGTTCCGTATGCGGCACCACCGGGAGCGAACGTGACTACTGACCCCGCTATCGGCCCACATGTTGTGCGTGCCAGAGTGACCTTCCTTCCGGCCTCGGCCGGGGGGCGGGTCACGCCTGCAATGAGCGGGATTCGGCCGATTCTTCGGCTCGGCGAAGTCCTGACCTCGTGTGTCGTCCGGTCGGCCGAGGGCATCGAGTCGTTCCAGCCGGAACGCGCCTACGAGGTCGACATCGAGATCGTCTTCTGGCACGAGTACGGGAACATGTTCAGTGCCGAGGCTCCCGTGAGGTTGTACGACGGCTCACGACTGATCGCGACCGGCGAGTACCTTCTCCCTACCGGTGACCAGATGCCCTCGGTCGGGTTCAGGTCGGGGGCGTAGGTCGGCAACTGGAAGACGGTGAGCCAGTCGGCGTTCGCAGCGATGAAGTCCTTCATGCCGGCGGGCAGGTGGAGGCGACGTTGTCCCACACAGGCACAATCGGGGTTCCGAGCTGGATGTGAGCGAGTTTCGACCGGCCCGGTGAACCCTTCGAGCGCACCCCTGCCGCGCCGCTCTTGCGCCAGGATCGGCGCCACCGCTCCGCCGACCGGACGCTCACCCGTAGCCCGGCGGCGACCTCCGCGTTCTTCTGCCCGCCCTCGAAACGCTCCACGGTCTGCAACCGCAGCCGTTCCCGCACAGCCCTCCCGACATCGGTCAACCCCGCCGCCCTGCGCGTATCTCACCTACACAGGACTACCGGCCCCACAGGCCCACCGTCCTGCGAAACACCGGCCGTCCGGTCGGTCAGGGGAAGCGGTCAGGGAAGGCGGTCAGGGGAAAATGGTGGCGCGGTTCTTGCCGACCGCCTCTAGGGTCCTGGGTTCATGACGCCGTTCCTTCGCCCGCCCGCCCTTCCTGCCGATGATCTTCTGCGTCTCCTGCGGGAGTGGTGCCCCGAGGCCGAGATCGCGCGGGCCGTGACGGGCACGGGCGTCGACATCGTCGGAGCGCGCGTGCCCATGGAGCGGGTTCGGGACGTGTGGGAGATCGGGCGGCGCAGGCACGGAGAGACCGGCTGGTGGCCCTATG is part of the Streptomyces sp. NBC_00250 genome and harbors:
- a CDS encoding DUF6924 domain-containing protein, giving the protein MWADSGVSSHVRSRWCRIRNILFARLNGYDAILHPHQPRLHPHPISRGFRRADVTDITHSTSVALTNIWEDEGDLDPLYYQELIESPEPREFRAAPAAVHDVHANLTLGNMDFAEVAAAASAASDQALRPV